GGTTGTCATCTTTGTTGGCTGAATCTTCACTTTTTCCCATTAActccatcttcttttcctcttcaatcTTTTGACTGATGTTCTCTCATTTCAAGTGGGGTGTTGATGTATAGTAACAGTATTTTCTTCTGCCTGATTTCAGGCATTGGCTGTTGTAGAGTATTTGGTGGCACATGGTTCAGAACGCGCAGTTGACGACATTATTGAACATACCTTCCAAATCTCGGTATAACCATGAATATTATCGAGAACACTTCTTGTGCCATATGTCGGAGAAGGGAAGGTTGTCATTTATATTTCTTTAAATTATCTTCTTTACCTGGTGCAGTCTCTCTCAAGTTTTGAATATGTTGAGCCAAGTGGGAAGGATCTGGGCATTAATGTGAGGAAGAAGGCTGAAAACATTGTTGCTCTTCTCAACAATAGAGATAAAATACAGGAAGTAAGAAACAAAGCTGAAGCAAACCGGGACAAGTGAGATTTCCTTGAACCACTGAAATGCATTTTTTCCTCATACCCTTTTGAGATTCATTTATGGACCACATTCAGTGGATAAACTATGTGTATGCCCCTAATAGGTACTTTGGACTCTCGTCTACGGGAATATCACGCAAATCTGGTGGTGCTTCATTTGGTAGCAGTAGCTTTGACACTGGTGATCGTTACAAAGGTGCAAGTAATACCCGAGAAGGTGACCGGTTTAGTGACAGTTATAAAGATGATAATAGAGAGGAACAGGGTTCTTATAGAAAGGCAGATCAAGGGGGGAAAACTGAGAAGAAAGGGAGTATGGCGAACGTGGGGTCTGCACGCTCTAGCAGGTTAGACATGGTTTTTGTGTGATGGTCATTGTATCAATTTCGTTCCAAGTCTTTCACTGCTCAGGTCATTTAGCAATGCTTTTCCTGCATTCTTTTCCATGCTGTCATGTTTTGGCATTTGGTTATCTCTGAATACATGCTCTTGCAGCAAAGATGGTAAGTCATCTGTTGCATCAAAATCACCAAGAGACTCTGCTCCCTTGCAAAGTTCAAAGGCCCCACCAATTAATGATGACAACGGCGATGATGATTTTGATCCTCGAGGAACCTCCACATCTAGTATGTCCTATTTCTTCCTAATTTAATTTCCTTATGTTTTCGCATGTTGTCTGTCGATTCTCCAAAGCAAGCATAATTTGCTTATTTACCCTAGAAACTGTTTTTGCGTGTTAGCTGCATCCTTCCCTAGTTGAGTTCAACAGAAGAATATATTTTGTCAATCGAGCATTTTTCACTAAATTGGGGGTATTAATGTGGGACTGAGAGTTCGACAATCTGACGTCGGCAGCCAGTTGATTGATCCATGATTTGTAATCATCGGAAATTAATATGATAACTCGCATGTGTCGTGAGAGCATCCTCTTGTCTGCTAGCTGCGGACTAGTTTTGTTGAAGATTGAATATAGTTTAAAGTTGTTATTGTTGTGCTTCAAGCATGGTATTATTTCTTGGCCCATCTTATTGTTGAATGAATGAACGTCCCTCTCATCAGAGAGGCCATTGAGCAAATTTATGTTTTGCTTTTAACGAAACACGTAGCTTAAATTTTTGCAGAGTCCAGTGCTGGAAACGCAAACCAAGCAGATCTTTTTGGGCAGAACTTGATTGGAGATCTGTTGGATGCTCCAATATCTGTTCCCACTAATGCTCCTCCCTTGAATGAAAATTCATCTGAGGTTGACCTTTTTGCTGATGCCAGTTTTGTTTCAGCACCTCCAGTAGAATCGGCAGCCAGTTCTGAGAAGAAGGTGAAATACTCTTGAGTTTTAATTTGTGGACTATCTGATGTTGCTTACTACTGGCTCTGTAACTCACTTTTGCTATCCCTTCGCCCCAAGGAAGAATTTGATCCCCCTGCTATCCCGCTTTCCCTCCTTCCCCCCTCAATGCCAATCTGATTGTTCGCATCATGTCACAAGATAATGTTTTAATGTAATTTGATTCCGTAATACTGTCAATGTTAACTGAAATCTCAGCTAGCATTTTATTCAATATTTCAATATGGCTAGCCTGTCCAAAAGCGTGCTAATTTCATTTACTTGTTAGTTTCGTGCATCTGAAGTGTACTGAAGTCCATATTCAATAGAAGGCTCAGTCCTGAACTAACCTTTGGGTTGTGCAGAGCAGAATAAATGTCTGTGGCACTTTGAATCCTTTTGGGCAACTGCATGTGTTGaatttaatatgatttttttttattgcagaCTGAGGTGGATCTATTTACTTCTGCACCTGCTGTCTCTTCTGCAGTTTCTGCATCAGTTGACCTTTTTGCTGTGCCAACTCCGGTTACTCAACCTGAAACCAAGCCCATAAAATCTGTTCCCACTAACCCTATAGTGGATCCATTTGCTGCTGTTCCACTGAACAATTTTGACAGCTCTGATCCTTTTGGCTCATTCACTTTCAGTTCTGATTCAACATCAGCAGGACCTTCCCAAAACACTGCTGATGATTCCAACATGAGTGACTCAAGTAAGAATGCTTCAGCTATCTCGAATCCCCAACCAAGGAAGGATGCATTCAATGTCAAGTCTGGAATTTGGGCAGATTCCCTCAGCCGTGGACTGATTGATCTTAATATATCTGCTCGTAAGCATATCTAAGCTCTTTTTGTCGCATTGCGTTTGTTCCCTGGCCTCATATCTTACGATTCTTACACGTTCAACCTACACTACAAAAGTAACTGTGTGGTATAGATGCACCTGGTCTAATTAGCAATCCTTCGAATTATCGGGGGTTGTTTACAGAAGCAATCTATGTGTCATGGAATAGAAATTATCCAAATGCTGAAGTTTTGTGAATTCTTTCTAGTCATTGTGTCCTGTTGGGGGAGCAAGAACATCTTTTAATTGTTTCTAGCAAAAGTCAGTCGTCTGGCTCATTATCATGTTGTGATTTTCTGTGTCAGGCTCACATTTTTCCATTTGTAAATGTCTCCTGCTGTAACTTCTTGGCTTAGCAAAAATGATGATATACATTGTAGAATGTCTGTTTCCCCTCTCTTGTACTCAGTACACTTGTGCACCCACGGCAGGCTGCAACTTATGCCTAATGTACTATAATACAAACGCTGTGGTTGGGAAGTGTCTGCAAGCCTATTAATGTGGCTATGTTTTGTTTGCTCAAACAAACTTGCAGCCAAGAAGGTTTCACTTGCAGATGTGGGTGTAGTTGGTGGGCTAAGTGATGGTTCCGATGAAAGGCAAAAGGGTCCCCCAACTTCATTTTACATGGGAAGAGCCATGGGTACGGGGTCTGGCCTTGGTATGTCAGGTTTCACGTCGTCACAGGCGACCGGTGGAGACGACTTCTTCTCAAGCTTTGCGAGCCAATCTCAGTATGGTAGCTTCAAGAAATAATTTGTCCATTCTCCTCTTTTTCTAGTtcgatttctcattttttgtcttGAGTATTCACCAAAAGTATGTTGTCTCAAGAGAAATTGTTCGAGGTTTCTTCAGTGCGGACACCGAACAGCATTTCTGTTATGATATTGTAAGTATTGAGAGTTGTTGAATGCCGTGGAAAGGTAACTTGTGTGAACTGAACGGGTGTTGAGTTCTGTGGGCTATTAGTTTTATGGAGTGGCTACAACGATCGAGTCAATGGTGCTCTGCTCAGTTTCAACCCAGTAAAGGAATGTGATACCGAATTAGAGGTTTACAATAGAAACAAGCAACCACTAGAATATAAGCCTGGACATTTCATTTCTGAGTTAGGATTTCCCCTCTCTAATGAGTTTGGAAAAGTGCCGCTATGGCAGCTATAAAAATATCGGTTCTCTGTCGCATAGTGGCATTGATTAACACGGTTGTAATACAATGGAAGATTGTAGAGGCCATCAGATTTTTTGTAATCGTAACAGGAGATGCAAGAGGACAACTGAGCCAAAAGAAAGAAGTAGTTGGCATCTAGACATAGGTGGTGGGATCAAAAACAGCTCTCCATACAGCTGAAAAAGTCCGTATTTTAAAGCATGGAGTCACGAAATCTATAAGTTGTGTTGGATGACGTCGTTTTACTACCTCAAAAAGCGATAAAAATGCCAATCGGATCTCATACTCTGTAGAATTTTAATTCCATTCAGAAGCTAGCGCATTATGGAGCAACTGCCGAATGAAGCGCAGTTTGGATTCAATGTGTATGCCATACaattgagaaggtgtgagagaAAAGCTACTGAAGCATTTCACTGTACAGTTAGTGAGAACAAGCACAATTGTTTCAACAGCCAATTCCAATATCCACGGAAGCCACGATTTTGTCATGGATAGTGAAGAGGATGGATAAGAGAAGCAATGCAACTGCCATCTCTCATTACAGATCCATCATTCGCCCCCGCAGTATGGCTTCTGCCTTCCTCACCTGTTTTACTGGTCCTATGATGAATACCTACACCAAAATGAAACCACCTGAGAAACTTGCATAATTGTTATATATAGCAAAACGCCTGTTATTAAAGGAGGAAGTTGTCAGAACAGATCATACCAAAAAGCTTCAATGCGATTTCTCCCTGAAGCGAATTGAACAACATTACAGTGAATATACGTAGCAGATTGGCAACTAACCTTGTCAGGTGGACCTTTGGCACCTCCAATCAGGATTTCAGCACTGTCAAAACAAGACAGCGTTAAGGAAAACCAGACATGTACTTTCAACAGAACAGAGTCACGACAGCGCACacatgcagagagagagagagagagagagagagagagagagagagggatctaCTTGCAAGATTCCTTAACAGACATAATAGACGCTCCTCTCCTGCCAATAACACGTCCCATCTTTCCGGGTGGCACATCAAGAACAGAGAGGATTTCCTCTTCTGGAGCATTGCCCTCTGCTGATATGTCATCTGCACGTGAGTAATCTGAAATTAGTCCTCGAATCAAGGCTCTTGTATTACCATTCAAAGTACAAAACTATTTTAACATTCTCATATTAAATCATTTTTGTAATACTATGCCACCTGCAAGTGATGCATCCTGAGTCATTAACAACaaaatccgatgattattttcatgttgaaaaataaaatattagcattgaaaagtgaaaattgcaCGTTGGCACATCCACGGAAGAAATTTCTACAAGCCTAATTAAAAGGCGGCACCTTCATAATTATCTCGATAAAGACATAGCACTAAACTAAAGTAACATCTCCATATTGCACATTTGCACCTTTAGGAAAAATTGGAACTTAAATTTGATGCAACCATGCAATGTAGAAGCAATGTCACTTGAAGAAGACATTAATGGCAATGGTTTTGATTTATGCCAGTCATGTTACGCAACCAGTACACTGTCCAAGTTAACTTCATTGAGCTCCGAAAAAGCACCTCAGGAAGTCattcaacagaaaaaaaaagttgcacgAACCTTCTATCTTTTGGACAATTCCCCATCTCAATCTTAACTCTAAGCATATTAAATACCGGCAGAAACCCATCGAATAACTTAGAAGGATGGGGAGACAAAATCAACAAATGCAAGCCCTAGTTCCCCACACAATGCATCTAGCAGtctaaaaaaaatacagaataaACAAAAGCTcgtccaaaaaaattttatctGTAATTTTTAAACCTGGAATTGGAGGCAAAGATGGCCAATCGGCATAATTGTTGTCATTGATGCAAAAACATCGACAATACAGAGCACTACGAACTGCCAGATACCACAAGGATCGAGCATTCAGTTTCTCCATCATCTTGCGATAGATATAAACAAGAAATCGAACATCATCTGCAGCTGCACGCATCATCATTTCAGACAGT
This genomic interval from Rhodamnia argentea isolate NSW1041297 chromosome 4, ASM2092103v1, whole genome shotgun sequence contains the following:
- the LOC115741111 gene encoding clathrin interactor EPSIN 1 isoform X1, translating into MDFMKVFDQTVREIKREVNLKVLKVPEIEQKVLDATDNEPWGPHGSALAEIAQATKKFTECQMVMNVLWTRVRETGKDWRYVYKALAVVEYLVAHGSERAVDDIIEHTFQISSLSSFEYVEPSGKDLGINVRKKAENIVALLNNRDKIQEVRNKAEANRDKYFGLSSTGISRKSGGASFGSSSFDTGDRYKGASNTREGDRFSDSYKDDNREEQGSYRKADQGGKTEKKGSMANVGSARSSSKDGKSSVASKSPRDSAPLQSSKAPPINDDNGDDDFDPRGTSTSKSSAGNANQADLFGQNLIGDLLDAPISVPTNAPPLNENSSEVDLFADASFVSAPPVESAASSEKKTEVDLFTSAPAVSSAVSASVDLFAVPTPVTQPETKPIKSVPTNPIVDPFAAVPLNNFDSSDPFGSFTFSSDSTSAGPSQNTADDSNMSDSSKNASAISNPQPRKDAFNVKSGIWADSLSRGLIDLNISAPKKVSLADVGVVGGLSDGSDERQKGPPTSFYMGRAMGTGSGLGMSGFTSSQATGGDDFFSSFASQSQYGSFKK
- the LOC115741111 gene encoding clathrin interactor EPSIN 1 isoform X2 produces the protein MDFMKVFDQTVREIKREVNLKVLKVPEIEQKVLDATDNEPWGPHGSALAEIAQATKKFTECQMVMNVLWTRVRETGKDWRYVYKALAVVEYLVAHGSERAVDDIIEHTFQISSLSSFEYVEPSGKDLGINVRKKAENIVALLNNRDKIQEVRNKAEANRDKYFGLSSTGISRKSGGASFGSSSFDTGDRYKGASNTREGDRFSDSYKDDNREEQGSYRKADQGGKTEKKGSMANVGSARSSSKDGKSSVASKSPRDSAPLQSSKAPPINDDNGDDDFDPRGTSTSKSSAGNANQADLFGQNLIGDLLDAPISVPTNAPPLNENSSEVDLFADASFVSAPPVESAASSEKTEVDLFTSAPAVSSAVSASVDLFAVPTPVTQPETKPIKSVPTNPIVDPFAAVPLNNFDSSDPFGSFTFSSDSTSAGPSQNTADDSNMSDSSKNASAISNPQPRKDAFNVKSGIWADSLSRGLIDLNISAPKKVSLADVGVVGGLSDGSDERQKGPPTSFYMGRAMGTGSGLGMSGFTSSQATGGDDFFSSFASQSQYGSFKK